The nucleotide sequence CGGATGATGGTTCCGAGGCCAATGGGGTCTATATTACATCGATATATGCTGTGTGTATCGCGTCGAAAGAGAAGAGCCGTGGGATAATCCCGACTCGACTCTCGGGCAGGATGCTTGGTGCatggggggggggagggggggggatTTTAATGTGATCTTGGAGGCTTCCGAAACTCGGGGGGAAACCTTACAGGGCTTGCAAGAGTGTGGATTTTGCTAACTATATGAACAGATGTGGGATGGAGGATGCTGGTTTCATAGGCTCTACCTATACTTGGTGTAATAACAGAAGACCAAGCAAAAGGATATGGAAGAGGTTGGACAAAGTGTCGTTTAATGATAGTTGGCTTCACAAATTCCAAAACAGCGTGGTTAGGCATTTAAGTAGGACAGGGTCCGACCATAGACCTCTACTATTTAAATGCTATGATGATATGAATGAGGGTATTAAATATTTTAGATTCCTGAATTTTTGGAGTGATCAACCGGGTTTCTATGATATAGTAAAGAAGGAATGGGAAATTCATATTAAGGGGAACCCAATGTGGATTCTACAACAAAAGTTGAAGAACTTAGGAAGGCAGCTTAGTATCTGGTCGAAAGAAGTCATTGGTGATGTTTTCCAAAAGATGGTGGAATGGGAGGAAACTGTCCAGAGATTAGAAGATATGGACACACTTGACAATACCGAAGAAACCAGGGCTGAGTTAAATAAGGGACAGGCAGAATATGTCACTTGGATGGCTATGCAGGAGTCTCTTCTTAAACAACAAGCTCAAATAAAGTGGTACGAAGAAGGAGACGCCAACACAAGATActttcataatatcataaaagatAGAAGGAGAAGGCTACATCTTCATAGAATCCAAAATCATAGAGGGAAGTGGATTCAGAACGAAGGTAAAATTGGCAAAACTGTTGTCaaacattttaaaaatcttttcaaTTTGCCAGAGCCTACAGTGGACGAAACCGTGGTTTCCTGTATTACCAAATGCATTTCTGAAGAGGATAACTTTTTTACCGTCTAAGGCCGCCAGAGGAAATAGAAATCAAGGAGGCTATCTTTGATATGAGCCCTACTAGCTCAGCAGGTCCAGATGGCTTCTGCGGCATGTTTTATCAGAAATGTTGGGACATTATCAAGGATGATGTGGTCAACTTTGTTCAAAGCTTCTTTAAAGGAAGTAACCTAACAAAATTCTTCTCTCATTCTTGCCTTGTTTTGGTCCCGAAAGTCAATTCTCCTTCTAATTTTTCTGAGCTTAGGCCCATCAGCCTAAGCAACTTCTCAAGCAAAATTATCTCCAAAATTCTTGCAAGAAGGCTTAATCCCCTCCTGCCCAGGATGATTTCGTTGAACCAAAGTGGGTTTGTGCAAGGGAGGCTTATTACGGATAATGTACTACTGGCCCAGGAAATTGTTCATGATATTACGCAGCCTAATCTTGGCGGCAATGTGGTGATCAAGCTCGATATGGCAAAAGCCTACGACAGGCTCTCTTGGAGATTTCTTATTACTGTTCTTAGGAATTTTAGTTTCTCTGAATGGTGGATTGAAATTATATGGAGGCTGATCTCGCAGGTATGGTACTCTGTTATTATTAACGGCAACAGAACAGGTTTTTTCACATCATCACAAGGCCTAAAGCAAGGAGATCCTCTCTCTCCTTCTCTATTCATCTTGGGATCTCAAGTATTATCTAGGCTTCTTAACAAGTCGTATGTTAACAATAATTTCTACCCTTTCACCATGAGTAAGAAGGGCCCGCAAGTTAATCATTTAGCCTATGCGGACGACATTGTCATATTCAAGGCTGGGAAAAGTAAGTCCATCAAAGTGATCATGAAGAAAGTaaggaaatataaaaaaagCTCAAGGCAAAAAGTGAATGAAGACAAGAGCTTTTTCTGCACTTCAAAAAAAGTCTCTCCCTCTAGAATCAACAGAATCATTGATAATACTGGTTTTAGGGATAAGCAGTTCCCTTTTACATATTTGGGCTGCCCTATTTATGCGCGGGGGATGTAGGAAAATTTGCTACTTGATGTATCCGTCGTCAACAAGATCACCAAAAAGCTATCAGGGTGGTATAGCAAA is from Lycium ferocissimum isolate CSIRO_LF1 unplaced genomic scaffold, AGI_CSIRO_Lferr_CH_V1 ctg17182, whole genome shotgun sequence and encodes:
- the LOC132042695 gene encoding uncharacterized protein LOC132042695, whose protein sequence is MNRCGMEDAGFIGSTYTWCNNRRPSKRIWKRLDKVSFNDSWLHKFQNSVVRHLSRTGSDHRPLLFKCYDDMNEGIKYFRFLNFWSDQPGFYDIVKKEWEIHIKGNPMWILQQKLKNLGRQLSIWSKEVIGDVFQKMVEWEETVQRLEDMDTLDNTEETRAELNKGQAEYVTWMAMQESLLKQQAQIKWYEEGDANTRYFHNIIKDRRRRLHLHRIQNHRGKWIQNEGKIGKTVVKHFKNLFNLPEPTVDETVVSCITKCISEEDNFFTV